Proteins co-encoded in one Setaria viridis chromosome 9, Setaria_viridis_v4.0, whole genome shotgun sequence genomic window:
- the LOC117836960 gene encoding protein DETOXIFICATION 16, whose protein sequence is MESKAGTEEALLLSRPENTVAAEAKRLLRLAGPLVASCILQNVVQLVSVMFVGHLGELPLAGASLASSLANVTGFSLLAGMASALDTLCGQAFGARQYGLLGVYKQRAMLVLALACVPIAVVWANAGQILALIGQDHDISAEAGAYSRWLILCLVPYVPLVCHVRFLQTQSIVVPVMVSSGVTALSHVFVCWALVFKAGMGSKGAALSNAISYCVNLAMLALYVRLSGACTRTWTGFSTKAFKELRRFTDLAVPSAMMVCLEWWSFELLVLLSGLLPNPKLETSVLSICLNTGALMFMIPFGLCTAISTRVSNELGAGKPQAAKLATRVVMCIALSAGLLLASTMILLRNLWGYMYSNEPEVDTYIAKMIPVLAISFFTDGLHSSLSGVLTGCGEQKIGARVNLGAFYLAGIPMAVLLAFVLHLNGMGLWLGIVCGSLTKLVLLTWITLRINWDSEAIKAKETVFSSSLPIA, encoded by the exons ATGGAGAGCAAGGCGGGAACAGAGGAAGCCCTGCTCCTGTCGCGCCCCGAGAACACGGTCGCGGCGGAGGCCAAGCGGCTGCTGCGGCTGGCGGGGCCCCTGGTGGCCAGCTGCATCCTGCAGAACGTCGTCCAGCTGGTGTCCGTCATGTTCGTCGGCCACCTCGGCGAGCTTCCCCTCGCCGGGGCCTCCCTGGCCAGCTCCCTCGCCAACGTCACCGGCTTCAGCCTGCTCGCCGGCATGGCGAGCGCGCTGGACACTCTGTGCGGGCAGGCCTTCGGGGCGCGGCAGTACGGCCTCCTCGGCGTGTACAAGCAGCGCGCCATGCTGGTGCTCGCGCTCGCCTGCGTCCCGATCGCCGTCGTCTGGGCCAACGCCGGCCAGATCCTCGCCCTCATCGGCCAGGATCACGACATTTCGGCGGAGGCCGGGGCTTACTCCCGGTGGCTGATACTGTGCCTGGTTCCCTACGTCCCGCTCGTGTGCCACGTCCGGTTCCTGCAGACGCAGAGCATCGTCGTGCCAGTGATGGTCAGCTCCGGCGTCACGGCGCTGAGCCATGTCTTCGTGTGCTGGGCGCTGGTGTTCAAGGCCGGCATGGGGAGCAAAGGCGCCGCACTGAGCAACGCCATCTCCTACTGCGTCAACCTGGCCATGCTAGCTCTCTATGTGAGGCTGTCAGGCGCGTGCACGAGGACATGGACTGGATTCTCCACCAAGGCTTTCAAAGAGCTGCGCCGGTTCACTGATCTCGCCGTCCCTTCAGCGATGATGGTCTG CTTGGAGTGGTGGTCATTTGAACTGCTTGTGTTGCTCTCTGGTCTTCTGCCCAATCCTAAGCTTGAAACCTCGGTACTGTCGATATG TCTCAACACGGGTGCTCTGATGTTCATGATACCCTTTGGTCTCTGTACAGCCATAAG CACACGAGTTTCGAATGAACTCGGCGCGGGTAAGCCCCAAGCAGCGAAGCTGGCAACTCGAGTGGTCATGTGTATCGCCTTGTCTGCAGGTTTGCTGCTAGCCTCTACCATGATTTTGCTACGCAATCTATGGGGCTATATGTACAGCAACGAACCTGAAGTTGACACATACATTGCGAAAATGATACCGGTTCTCGCCATATCATTCTTCACGGATGGGCTTCACAGTTCCTTATCTG GAGTACTGACTGGATGTGGTGAGCAGAAGATCGGCGCACGTGTTAATCTCGGTGCGTTCTACTTGGCCGGCATTCCCATGGCCGTGTTGCTTGCATTTGTCCTCCATCTTAACGGAATG GGTCTTTGGCTTGGCATTGTCTGTGGCAGCCTCACCAAGCTTGTGTTGCTCACGTGGATCACACTGCGGATAAACTGGGACAGTGAG GCAATCAAGGCAAAAGAAACGGTGTTCAGTTCTTCTCTTCCCATAGCATGA